Below is a genomic region from Dioscorea cayenensis subsp. rotundata cultivar TDr96_F1 chromosome 14, TDr96_F1_v2_PseudoChromosome.rev07_lg8_w22 25.fasta, whole genome shotgun sequence.
TACTCAAAGGACTACTGATCTTGTCACACTGTCCTCCTTTCTTTATAAGCTGTACATCTTTCAATTCATACAATTCAATACGCTCATGGTTCTGTAATTAGAAACCCCATATTGTATTCTAGAACAAATCCAGCTAAATGTTATTAAAGAGATGAGAAGTGTTTGTAAGTAAACCAACAAAATGCTAGAAGTTTAGGATTGCAGTTTATCTTATAAGGAACATGAAACCGGTCTTCTCAAAACTATATCCACAAGCGTCCATTCAATACTCCCAAACCGGCCAGATATATCCAGGGGAATAGAAACACTGGACGTCCACTTGTTGAAGAACCACCACATCACATccttgataaattaataatagtgATATGATAGCGTCTCCTTCCTTTTCATGCTTGGATGGGTCCTTCATTTATTCCCACTGATAGAGCTTTCCAAGTTTTCCATATAGAGAAGACATAGATAGATATACATTAACAGaaaagaaggagagagagagagatcatcatcatcatcatcatcataagaTATGGAAGAAGAGGTGATGGCATCTATAGAAAATCTGAGAAACCCAAGCATTGGACCCATAGACTACTTCTCATTACCAACCTGGAAACTCTATGACAATCCTCATTACTCTTCCACATGTCTTCCTCCTCATTTCTCAGTCTCTGCGGCCAAGCTCACGTCCCTCTTCAGACCCATGCACGGCGATAACGACGAGTTGGAACTCGCCTTGGCACGCATTGAGGAGCTGAAGGTGGAGCTGGAGTTAGAGCGTAGGATGAGGAAGCGTGTTGAGTCACTCAACCGAGCTCTCGCCCGAGACCTCGCGGAGCAACGCAAGGCTCGGCAATTGGCCGAGAGCCTTCGTGCCGAGCTCGAGGACGAGGTCAAGAAAGCTAAGGAGGAAATGGAGGAGGAAAGAAGGATGCTTATGGTTGCTGAAGTTTGGAGAGAAGAGCGTGTCCAAATGAAGCTTGCTGAAGCTAAGTTTATAATGGAGGAGAAGCTCAATGTTATTGCCTCGCCGGAGAAGCCAGCAGGTATGGTGGCTAGTGATTCATCCAATGAGAGCAAGACCAGTGGTGCTAATgttggtgctggtggtggtggtggcagtGATGGAGCTCCGGTGAGGCAGCAGAGGAAGGAGGTGGAGAACCCACACATCAAGAGAGGGATCAAAGGGTGTGTTGAGTTTCCAAAGGTGTTGAAAAAGGATGGGATGAAGGTGGCTCCATTGGGGTTCAGTTTAGAGTGTCAAAAAGCTCAGCTTATGATCCTCATGAAGCATAATCACCATaagacttcttcttcttgtgctACTACTGCCTTTACTGATAACTTGGTTATGTGATTGTTAATTTTCACTTTAAtggaaatatatgaaaattcgTTATTAATTCTTATTTTCGCTCATTATATGAATAATATCTGTTACCTCTTACCAGATCCAGTTTATATGGCAAAGTCAACCACTGAAACATGTGAGTTCTTTTGTTTGACTGAATTGACAACCATGTGAAGCAACAAAGTGATCACAGAGCTaagatatataacaaattatacattcatatatatatatatatgcatgtatgtatgtatgtattgaACAAAAAGGCAAAATActacaagaaataaaagaagaccAGAGCTAGAATTAAAAGATCACTTAACTTTTAGAACAAACACGAGCATCAGTGAACACCTTACCAGGCCTACAAAAGTACCCTTTTGCCGGTGCACAATGAGTGTCCTCTGAGCAAATACAAAGCCCTTCAAGAGCACAACCAGGCTTAACAATACTAGTTCTTTTTCCATTAAtcccaagaacttcatcactCCACTCACTAGAAAACAAACCATCAGGATCAAACTTCTCCTTCACTTCCAGAAACTCCCCAAACTTTGCATACTTTTTAGCCACCCCATCAAAAGCCAAGTTCCTGTTCTTCCCCCAATGTGGTAACCCTCCATACTTAAACAAACCCATTTGCTCAATCTCTTCATACACATCTTCATCAAGTCTTGGTTTCATAGGATCATGACTTCTATAATAAGTGATATCAAAGTCCACTGAATCCTCTTCTTTACCCAAAAAAGCTGTGGATCCTTTAACATACCTCATTAGAATCCCATTAGAGAGCTCTAACTCACACAAAGCCTTTGGGTTGATGTCCCTTAACTTTTGGACATCAATGATGAAGTCTTTGACCTTTGAAAGTGCTATGCTGAATGTGGTTTGGTGGAAGAATGCTCCTTTGATTCTTGGATCCCATGGACAAGCAGTGATGAGGGAGTCCTCAATGCTGTCTAGACAACTCCCAGAGGATTGCATCCTGTTTTGGAATCCAACAACAGGGTAGCCAGTGAAGAGAATGCCATTGTTTTTTAGGCCATATCCACCAATGGAAGTTGTGTCTTTCATTAGCTTTGAAGTTATGCACTTCCCAATTGTGTTGTTTGTTGCTTctaaattttcatctttttcataATAAGGAAATGGAAACCAGCTGTCAgtgttgagatgtaatattatttaaatataaataattctaaactTCAATTTTTGTGTTATGTGGTAATGATACaccatttaaatataatataaaattcctACAAACTTTAATTAAACagttagaatatatataaaataaaaaaaactaaagtcaAAAGGCAACCAGATTAACAAATGAGATGGAAAGAAacccatttttttatattttaacaaaaagaagaagaaaaggtacCTATTAATCTACTTAGAGCAAGCGCTAACGCGGTTGTGGAACGGAACCCAATAAAATCATTGAGCCCATTTCCACTTGCATTGGTTGGGACTCGAAAGTCAACGCGGTACACAGCTTTCTTGTGTCCCGGGAACCATGACACGTCACCGAACTCGTACTGCCTACCAAAGTCAACGACCTTGTCCCCTAAACCAGTGTCATCACTGTCCACGTACGTGAGTGACCTTTTGAACATTGGCTCTAACTTCAGTGTGACCTATTAATAATTCAAGAGCAACTTATTCAATAAAAGCTAACAACTACTATTTACGGTTGTGTGGTTAGAAAACATtgttatacatacatacatatagaacatttacattacatttcataATGTCATGTAATTTTGTAAATGTATTATGAGTTAATGGTGGGACAAATGAGACAGACAGTGTTAAATGTATGCATAAATTTCAatccataatatttttaatgttccACATTAACATCTTTTGTAATATGGATAATATTTTTGAGCTATAAACCGTTGATAATAAGAactaatgtttttatatttttaatggacgtgtgattataaaaaattgttatataaatatctatggcatatatattactaaaaaaattaatagcacAATTACAGTCATAATgttatattatttcaaatttgtgTACCCACCCTTACTTAAAGGACTTAATTAAGCCCCTTATCATTTGGACCAACATCTATAATCAACTTGCcaaattttaacataatataattaagATTAGTTTTaactaacttttaaaattttaaaacaataaattaaaaatatcaaatattttaattaaatacttaatttatagctcatttaaaaaattatgcacTTCTCCTACGTGATactaatttaacttttttttttgtttaattatgaacaaagagtttttttaatttatttatcttattaattgttttttttactaaaaacatTAAACACTGTATACATCAAGGTGTATGTACGAGTTAAGAACTAATCATCCAACCAGCCACTCTCAGGCGGAGATAAGAAAGTTTGAACTGCGAGTCAGCACTCACAATCGATTTTTAGtctttatttttgagtttttatttattaatttaaaatatatgtatttatcctaaaataaatatatatatatatatatatatataatgcctGTATGCATCcctatatgtatgtatgtatgcatgcatgcatgttaaTATTACCTGGGAAATAACACCAAGAACTCCAAGTGAAACCTTAACAGCATCAAACTCAGGGTGGCGAGCATCCAAAGACAAAACCCTAGCGAATCCCTCCTCGCCGGACGCCGGCGTGACGATCCTAACTCCGACGACAAACTCATGCACAGCACCACCCTTTCCCCCACAGCGAGCTCCCATGCGCTCCAGTCCCCAACATCCCCCCCATCGTCAACCCTGACCAGTACGGCGTGTACGGCAGAGCAAGCCCGGCCTTCGCCGCCTCAGCGATGAAGTCCTTCAACACCATCCCACTCTCCACGCTCATCGTCATCTCCTTATCATTCACGCTCACAACTCTATTGAGATTTCTTGTGCTTATAATGagtccttcttctcctccaggacatgcaAGCTTAGGGATACTATGAGAGTACCTGGTGGCCACCTTCATCTTTGTCTTTGTCTTTGTAGCCATGGCTACTGCTTTGATGAGCTCTTCCTCGGAGTTTGGGTACACTGCCATGGCTGCATGGCATGTTGTTCTATCTGGGAAGGTGCCATAAGAGTTGGTGATGGTGCAGTTGGTGTTGTTCCCTGATAAGCACTTCACTGGTTCCTCTGGAGGACTGCACCTTGTTACATGAACCTGAAAAACCAGGAGGAGGAACTCTAACAAGAAGAGTACTAATCTTGTTGATGTTTGCATTGCTCTTGTGTTgctgaagatataaattaaatgaaagtaAAGTTTCTTCTAATTATATATGGTAAAAATTCATGGTGTAGGTGATGAACCtatgaagagacattaatatTGGTGATGATATATGGGAAACCCACTGATAAGAGTAATAGTGCGGGTGGAGGGGTCATATGACTCATTAGAATGACTTAATGAGTGTGTGAATGGATGTAAGATGGGCACTTTGGAGTGCTATTTAAGCAGCTCACCAACCCATAAGGCAACCTTTTTGGGCTACTTTAAAGAAAAGGGAAATGGGAGTCTTAGACGTAGTTGAACACGCATGTATATGTTTGGATCGAGTCTCCAAAATAGGCATTAAAACCAACCATTCTTCACCACTAGAAGAAAGATATGTATTAATTCTTTTGCCAAACTGGAAGGTTGAGGATTAACCCCTCTTACAGTAATAATGGTTggcttgtttattttattaaaaaaataataatgaaccaGAATATGAACCATGATTTTGC
It encodes:
- the LOC120275635 gene encoding protein BRANCHLESS TRICHOME-like, translated to MEEEVMASIENLRNPSIGPIDYFSLPTWKLYDNPHYSSTCLPPHFSVSAAKLTSLFRPMHGDNDELELALARIEELKVELELERRMRKRVESLNRALARDLAEQRKARQLAESLRAELEDEVKKAKEEMEEERRMLMVAEVWREERVQMKLAEAKFIMEEKLNVIASPEKPAGMVASDSSNESKTSGANVGAGGGGGSDGAPVRQQRKEVENPHIKRGIKGCVEFPKVLKKDGMKVAPLGFSLECQKAQLMILMKHNHHKTSSSCATTAFTDNLVM
- the LOC120276438 gene encoding probable L-gulonolactone oxidase 6, yielding MGARCGGKGGAVHEFVVGVRIVTPASGEEGFARVLSLDARHPEFDAVKVSLGVLGVISQVTLKLEPMFKRSLTYVDSDDTGLGDKVVDFGRQYEFGDVSWFPGHKKAVYRVDFRVPTNASGNGLNDFIGFRSTTALALALSRLIDENLEATNNTIGKCITSKLMKDTTSIGGYGLKNNGILFTGYPVVGFQNRMQSSGSCLDSIEDSLITACPWDPRIKGAFFHQTTFSIALSKVKDFIIDVQKLRDINPKALCELELSNGILMRYVKGSTAFLGKEEDSVDFDITYYRSHDPMKPRLDEDVYEEIEQMGLFKYGGLPHWGKNRNLAFDGVAKKYAKFGEFLEVKEKFDPDGLFSSEWSDEVLGINGKRTSIVKPGCALEGLCICSEDTHCAPAKGYFCRPGKVFTDARVCSKS